A region of uncultured Desulfobacter sp. DNA encodes the following proteins:
- a CDS encoding hydrogenase iron-sulfur subunit, whose translation MSNFEPEIVAFCCHYCAYTAADMAGTRRVTYPSNVKIIRVPCTGKVDAIHLMKALEKGADGVYVAGCLDGDCHFKSGNLRATAHVNQIKKELATLGWEPERVEMMYFSAGMGEKFAKAAEEFTEKIRALGPSPASQATRKAV comes from the coding sequence ATGAGTAATTTTGAGCCTGAAATCGTGGCCTTTTGCTGTCATTATTGTGCATATACCGCAGCAGATATGGCCGGCACCAGACGGGTTACCTATCCGTCCAATGTAAAAATCATACGGGTGCCCTGCACCGGCAAGGTGGATGCCATTCACCTGATGAAAGCCCTTGAAAAAGGGGCTGACGGTGTATATGTGGCAGGCTGCCTGGACGGCGATTGCCATTTTAAAAGCGGCAATCTGCGTGCAACAGCCCATGTTAACCAGATCAAAAAAGAACTTGCAACTCTGGGCTGGGAACCCGAACGTGTGGAAATGATGTATTTTTCCGCAGGTATGGGTGAAAAATTTGCCAAAGCCGCCGAAGAGTTTACAGAAAAAATCAGAGCTTTAGGGCCAAGCCCGGCCAGTCAGGCAACACGCAAGGCTGTTTAA
- a CDS encoding methylenetetrahydrofolate reductase C-terminal domain-containing protein yields the protein MITAERKPLQEIFGYIAPYEKILVVGCNECVTVCAAGGRKEVGLLASAIRLHSAKEGKKIEVLEHTLERQCDPEYVDQLKDLAGQVDAVVSMACGCGIQTVASQYAIPVFPGVNTKFMGASESQGVWAERCMGCGDCMLGVTGGICPVARCSKSLMNGPCGGNSSGKCEISQDVDCAWSLIWNRLVELGLTDRYEELVAAKDWRPAGGGGPRKIIREDLAASKIITEDMA from the coding sequence ATGATAACAGCAGAAAGAAAACCCCTGCAGGAAATTTTCGGGTACATTGCGCCCTACGAAAAAATACTTGTGGTCGGCTGCAACGAGTGTGTAACCGTTTGTGCAGCAGGCGGCAGAAAAGAGGTCGGGCTTTTGGCTTCCGCCATTCGTCTGCACAGTGCCAAAGAAGGTAAAAAGATTGAAGTCTTAGAACATACTCTGGAACGTCAATGTGATCCGGAATATGTTGACCAGCTCAAAGACCTAGCCGGTCAGGTTGATGCCGTTGTCTCCATGGCCTGTGGCTGCGGAATTCAGACCGTTGCTTCCCAATATGCGATTCCGGTTTTCCCTGGTGTGAATACCAAGTTCATGGGCGCATCCGAAAGCCAGGGTGTCTGGGCTGAGCGCTGCATGGGTTGCGGTGACTGCATGTTAGGCGTTACTGGTGGTATCTGTCCTGTTGCACGTTGCTCAAAGAGTCTGATGAATGGTCCCTGTGGCGGAAATTCCAGCGGTAAATGTGAAATCAGCCAGGATGTGGATTGTGCATGGTCATTGATCTGGAACCGCCTGGTTGAACTGGGTCTTACTGATCGTTATGAAGAACTGGTTGCGGCAAAAGACTGGCGGCCCGCAGGCGGCGGCGGGCCCAGAAAAATTATCAGGGAAGACTTGGCAGCGTCCAAAATTATCACGGAGGACATGGCATAA
- a CDS encoding methylenetetrahydrofolate reductase: MKTESRLEKVLASGQLAVTSEVGPPRGCNVDVIKEKANLIKDYVDGINITDNQTAMVRMSSIAGGAIIKQMGLDPIIQMVSRDRNRLAMQSDILGAYALGMNTMLCLSGDHPQFGDHPMAKPVYDIDSINMIKMVKDMRDEGKFQGGADITNPPKMFIGAAANPFADPFELRVMRLAKKIAAGVDFIQTQCIFNTAKFEQWMKQVVDRGLDQKVAILAGITPMKSLGMAKYMKSKVPGMDIPDEVIDRLAGVEKEKQAEEGIKMAIEQMQRLKECKGVKGFHIMAIEWEEKVPELVKGAGLYPRPQV; this comes from the coding sequence ATGAAAACTGAAAGCAGACTGGAAAAAGTACTGGCCTCAGGCCAACTGGCAGTAACCTCTGAAGTTGGTCCTCCCAGAGGTTGCAATGTTGACGTTATCAAAGAGAAAGCCAACCTGATCAAAGATTATGTGGACGGCATCAACATCACTGACAATCAGACCGCCATGGTCAGAATGTCTTCCATTGCCGGCGGCGCCATCATCAAACAGATGGGCCTTGATCCCATTATTCAGATGGTATCCCGGGACAGAAACCGACTTGCCATGCAGTCTGACATTCTCGGTGCCTATGCCCTTGGAATGAACACCATGCTCTGCCTGTCCGGCGACCATCCCCAGTTTGGCGACCATCCCATGGCAAAGCCCGTATATGATATTGATTCCATTAATATGATTAAGATGGTTAAAGATATGCGCGATGAAGGCAAGTTCCAGGGTGGTGCCGATATTACCAATCCGCCCAAAATGTTCATCGGTGCAGCTGCCAACCCATTTGCTGATCCCTTTGAACTACGTGTTATGCGTCTGGCCAAAAAGATTGCTGCCGGCGTGGATTTCATCCAAACCCAGTGTATTTTTAACACTGCTAAGTTTGAACAGTGGATGAAACAGGTGGTTGATCGCGGCCTGGATCAAAAAGTGGCTATCCTTGCCGGCATCACACCCATGAAATCCCTGGGTATGGCCAAATATATGAAGAGCAAGGTGCCTGGAATGGATATTCCCGATGAGGTCATTGACCGTCTTGCCGGTGTTGAAAAAGAGAAACAAGCTGAAGAAGGCATCAAAATGGCCATTGAGCAAATGCAACGTCTCAAAGAATGCAAAGGTGTAAAAGGTTTCCATATCATGGCCATTGAATGGGAAGAAAAAGTACCTGAACTGGTTAAAGGTGCTGGGCTTTATCCCAGACCCCAGGTTTAA
- a CDS encoding iron-sulfur cluster assembly scaffold protein has protein sequence MEDEDFWNVHSLTLIEMAYEAGNKERIENPDGYGTRTGVCGDSVEFFIMVDSNNCLKTISFDFNGCVYTAACCNTVVHLCLGHSVDNVWNITPEMIAAYLQTLPEDHYHCAELCVGGFYQALADYQKKQNIKKS, from the coding sequence ATGGAAGACGAGGATTTTTGGAATGTTCACTCTTTAACGCTGATTGAGATGGCCTACGAGGCAGGGAACAAAGAGCGGATAGAGAATCCGGATGGATACGGGACCCGGACCGGAGTGTGTGGCGACAGTGTAGAGTTTTTTATCATGGTGGATTCCAACAACTGCCTAAAGACTATTTCCTTTGACTTTAACGGTTGCGTGTATACGGCAGCATGCTGCAATACCGTGGTGCATCTGTGCTTGGGTCATAGTGTTGACAATGTGTGGAATATCACGCCGGAGATGATTGCTGCGTATTTGCAAACCTTGCCTGAAGATCATTATCATTGCGCTGAGCTTTGTGTCGGCGGATTCTATCAGGCATTGGCCGATTATCAAAAGAAGCAAAACATAAAAAAAAGTTGA
- a CDS encoding MBL fold metallo-hydrolase, whose amino-acid sequence MDIQQFKYGSDNLGYLVYSEKSGIAIDPGAVQDMVAFAKEKNIPIDIVTNTHTHGDHTLGNNALIEKTNAQFIDCTTLSHGRILDLKDGSGLEVMLTPGHTMDSLCFKGAGFVVTGDTLFNATVGNCFSGDLESFFHSLKLLMSLPGDTLIYAGHDYVIDAIKYARIIEPDNPDLSRYASAYNPDHVVSCLSEELKVNPYLRFDAVSIIERLKEKNLPNETQFQRFSSVMEVF is encoded by the coding sequence TTGGATATTCAACAGTTTAAATACGGTTCTGACAACCTGGGGTATCTTGTCTACAGTGAAAAATCAGGCATAGCCATTGATCCTGGGGCTGTACAGGATATGGTGGCATTTGCCAAAGAGAAAAATATTCCCATTGATATTGTTACCAATACCCATACCCATGGTGATCACACCCTGGGCAACAATGCCCTGATCGAAAAAACAAATGCTCAGTTTATTGACTGCACAACGCTGTCGCATGGCCGGATTCTTGATCTGAAGGACGGGTCCGGCCTTGAGGTAATGCTCACGCCCGGGCATACCATGGATTCTCTTTGTTTCAAGGGGGCAGGGTTTGTTGTGACCGGAGATACATTGTTCAATGCCACGGTTGGTAATTGTTTCTCAGGGGATCTTGAATCCTTTTTTCATTCGTTAAAACTGTTGATGTCCCTCCCGGGCGACACACTGATCTATGCCGGCCATGATTATGTGATTGATGCAATTAAATATGCCCGAATTATTGAACCGGACAATCCGGATTTAAGCAGGTATGCGTCTGCTTATAATCCGGACCATGTCGTCTCCTGTCTGTCCGAAGAGCTAAAGGTCAACCCCTATCTGCGTTTTGATGCCGTGTCCATAATTGAACGTCTCAAAGAAAAAAATTTACCCAACGAAACTCAATTTCAAAGATTTTCCTCTGTTATGGAAGTGTTCTGA
- the speD gene encoding adenosylmethionine decarboxylase: MLHKNKMQAKFHSESGFALGRHITLEYYDCASDVLFDKDRVEKVLLSAALESGATIISSSFHQFEPQGVSGVVIIAESHFTVHAWPEYDYAAVDIFTCADNIDLDKAVDSIKTQFSSRRVFISSDQNRGILTPGVKSCIPHSNEKVMERSTLPITWKKVFENSNPWGVSTSVDVYECSSDMIRDLDSIKQFVYGVCEMLGIEKIQNSPVVYYSQNETAAGFSMARSIETSAISGHFSHSTHTAYLDIFSCNTYEPRELAEFALSSFRGRHYRMQVALRQ, translated from the coding sequence TTGCTTCATAAAAATAAAATGCAAGCGAAGTTCCATTCGGAATCAGGTTTTGCTCTGGGTCGGCATATTACACTGGAATATTACGATTGCGCATCTGATGTTCTGTTTGATAAAGATAGGGTTGAAAAAGTACTTCTTAGTGCAGCCTTGGAAAGCGGGGCCACAATTATCAGCAGCTCTTTTCACCAGTTTGAACCCCAGGGGGTGTCCGGGGTGGTGATTATTGCCGAAAGCCATTTTACGGTTCATGCCTGGCCCGAGTATGATTATGCAGCAGTAGATATTTTTACATGTGCAGATAATATTGATCTGGACAAGGCTGTCGATTCCATAAAAACACAATTTTCTTCCAGGCGGGTCTTTATCTCTTCGGATCAAAACAGGGGAATACTTACACCCGGGGTGAAAAGTTGTATACCACACAGCAATGAAAAGGTGATGGAGAGATCTACACTCCCCATAACATGGAAAAAAGTGTTTGAAAATTCTAACCCCTGGGGGGTTTCCACATCCGTTGATGTGTACGAGTGCAGTTCTGATATGATTAGAGATCTGGACAGCATAAAACAATTTGTTTATGGCGTATGTGAGATGCTTGGCATTGAAAAAATTCAAAATTCACCTGTTGTTTATTATAGCCAAAACGAAACAGCTGCTGGGTTCTCCATGGCCAGGTCCATTGAAACATCCGCGATATCCGGGCATTTTTCCCATTCAACCCATACCGCCTATCTGGATATTTTTTCCTGCAATACCTATGAACCCCGTGAGTTGGCAGAATTTGCACTGTCTTCTTTTCGAGGCCGGCACTACAGAATGCAGGTTGCTTTAAGGCAGTAA
- the speE gene encoding spermidine synthase yields the protein MTNLSRLQNGWFSETNPMWDGIALSLKVESLLYSKKSRFQQIDLYQTSSHGKMLVLDGIIQLTERDEFSYQEMMAHLPLFAHPNPENVLVIGGGDGGVLREINRHDDICSIDFCEIDEEVIKVSRQFLPTLACGFDDPRVTAHIGDGAAFVRKHPDCYDVIIVDSSDPVGPGESLFENQFYQDLKQALKPGGLISTQGESIFLHPDWVETLMGITRSLFAIHAYANIIVPTYTGGHVGICLGSLGPKLSTAARPVPEKLQSQLRYYSPEVHTASFVLPYFAEKMLKGESI from the coding sequence ATGACAAATTTAAGCAGGCTTCAAAATGGATGGTTTTCGGAAACCAACCCCATGTGGGACGGCATTGCTCTTTCTCTGAAGGTAGAGTCGCTTCTTTACAGTAAAAAAAGCAGATTCCAGCAGATTGACCTGTATCAGACGAGCTCACACGGTAAAATGCTGGTACTTGACGGTATTATTCAACTCACCGAACGGGACGAATTCAGTTACCAGGAGATGATGGCTCATCTTCCCCTTTTTGCTCATCCCAACCCTGAAAATGTGCTTGTAATCGGCGGAGGGGATGGTGGTGTTCTGCGTGAGATTAATCGTCACGATGATATCTGCTCTATTGATTTCTGTGAAATTGATGAAGAGGTTATCAAGGTTTCAAGACAGTTTCTGCCGACCCTGGCCTGTGGCTTTGACGATCCCAGAGTCACTGCCCATATCGGTGACGGGGCTGCCTTTGTCCGGAAGCATCCCGATTGTTATGATGTCATTATTGTAGACTCTTCGGATCCGGTTGGCCCTGGAGAGTCTTTGTTTGAAAATCAGTTTTACCAGGATTTAAAGCAAGCGCTTAAGCCCGGTGGCCTGATCTCAACCCAGGGTGAATCCATTTTTCTTCACCCGGACTGGGTTGAAACACTGATGGGTATAACACGGTCTTTGTTTGCCATACATGCCTATGCCAATATTATTGTCCCCACATATACCGGAGGTCACGTCGGCATATGCTTAGGGTCTTTGGGGCCAAAGCTGTCAACGGCGGCACGACCTGTGCCCGAAAAACTTCAATCCCAGCTCCGATACTATAGTCCGGAAGTGCACACGGCCTCTTTTGTGCTTCCGTATTTTGCAGAAAAAATGCTGAAAGGCGAAAGTATATGA
- a CDS encoding GNAT family N-acetyltransferase — MKSNEVKGIEIKLVCTVPADEFQALYQDAGWWRKDYTISDAFLHLIPEKSALFAGAFFEKKLIGMGRALSDLCSDAYIQDVAVLTAYQNLGIGSMIVRFLIQELKKRGVDWIGLIGEPGTSLFYEKLGFRQMKDHIPFKLE; from the coding sequence ATGAAATCAAATGAGGTAAAAGGGATTGAGATAAAACTTGTGTGCACAGTGCCTGCCGATGAGTTTCAGGCCCTATACCAGGATGCCGGGTGGTGGCGGAAAGATTATACTATATCAGATGCATTTTTGCATCTCATTCCTGAAAAATCAGCATTGTTTGCAGGTGCTTTTTTTGAAAAAAAATTAATTGGAATGGGAAGAGCCCTTTCCGATCTGTGCAGTGATGCTTATATTCAGGATGTTGCCGTGCTGACCGCCTATCAAAACCTTGGAATCGGCAGTATGATTGTGAGATTTCTGATCCAGGAACTGAAAAAACGAGGGGTGGACTGGATTGGACTGATCGGTGAACCGGGAACCAGTCTGTTTTATGAAAAACTGGGATTCAGGCAGATGAAAGATCACATCCCCTTTAAATTAGAATAA
- a CDS encoding phosphatidylglycerol lysyltransferase domain-containing protein, with protein MICHSHQSTTYNTPSVACNCADDQKTEPNILQPGKFDLETRAQILNFLGLYPPCSCEYSFVNLFCWQNLYRYSWFIYKGRLVIHDDRSQSLFMPIGDDLEPDALFALSKKAVAAGLSGNIGLVPESYVALWKDLDRYFTITCDRDAADYVYLTEELAGLKGNKLHKKKNLISQFKREYPDYSLVTMDEYNCRAAMQFDRRLIAAMPSTPHALIEESDAMTMAFSHWKELDLNGLILMVKGEIAAFAVFSPLSADTWDVHFEKSDVNFKGASQMINHETAKYLEGTARYINREQDLGIPGLRQAKLSYVPHALLEPYFLVPKLNSRSH; from the coding sequence ATGATATGTCATAGCCATCAATCAACAACCTACAATACGCCTTCAGTTGCCTGCAACTGTGCAGATGATCAGAAGACTGAACCGAATATACTGCAGCCCGGGAAATTTGATCTGGAAACCCGCGCCCAGATCCTTAATTTCCTGGGCCTTTATCCACCCTGTTCGTGTGAATACAGCTTTGTTAATCTGTTCTGCTGGCAGAACCTTTACCGCTATTCCTGGTTTATTTATAAAGGACGGTTGGTTATTCACGACGATCGCAGCCAGTCTCTGTTCATGCCCATAGGAGACGACCTTGAACCAGATGCATTGTTTGCTCTTTCAAAAAAGGCTGTTGCCGCAGGGCTTTCAGGAAACATTGGACTGGTACCAGAGTCTTACGTGGCTCTCTGGAAGGATCTCGATCGCTATTTCACTATTACCTGTGACAGGGATGCAGCTGATTATGTTTACCTGACCGAGGAGCTGGCCGGGTTAAAAGGCAATAAACTGCATAAGAAAAAAAATCTTATTTCTCAGTTTAAGCGCGAGTATCCGGATTATTCCTTGGTGACTATGGATGAGTATAATTGCAGGGCCGCGATGCAGTTTGATAGGCGTCTGATTGCTGCCATGCCCTCCACCCCCCATGCTCTGATTGAAGAGTCAGATGCAATGACTATGGCCTTCTCCCATTGGAAGGAGCTGGATTTAAACGGACTGATATTGATGGTTAAGGGCGAAATAGCCGCTTTTGCGGTTTTCAGTCCGCTGTCTGCAGACACTTGGGATGTACATTTTGAAAAATCAGATGTGAATTTCAAGGGGGCTTCCCAGATGATTAACCATGAAACAGCAAAGTATTTGGAAGGGACTGCCCGCTACATTAACCGGGAACAGGATCTTGGTATACCGGGATTACGCCAGGCAAAATTGTCTTATGTTCCCCATGCGTTGCTTGAGCCTTATTTTTTGGTGCCCAAGCTAAATTCAAGATCCCATTAA
- a CDS encoding flagellar basal body rod C-terminal domain-containing protein: MNMMIQNNISALKAFSNKILVSSNNVANALSDDFKANRAYNVEGKNGQVKTSISPTQASAPLVEDPVKNDGSLKELSNTDIAEEMINQVLSQNGFEANAKVTQAYDETTGTLLDTIG, from the coding sequence ATGAATATGATGATTCAGAATAATATCTCAGCATTAAAGGCTTTTTCAAATAAGATATTGGTTTCTTCAAATAATGTTGCCAACGCCCTGTCGGATGATTTCAAGGCAAACAGAGCCTATAATGTTGAGGGTAAAAATGGTCAGGTGAAAACTTCCATATCCCCAACCCAGGCAAGCGCCCCCTTAGTTGAAGATCCTGTCAAAAATGACGGTTCCTTAAAAGAATTGTCCAATACTGACATTGCAGAAGAAATGATTAATCAGGTGCTATCCCAAAACGGATTCGAGGCCAACGCAAAAGTGACACAGGCCTATGATGAAACCACCGGAACCCTGTTGGACACCATTGGATAA
- a CDS encoding putative metalloprotease CJM1_0395 family protein: MDISDPPRLPDEEEQNEPASQTPEDQESQKESQPSSSTTESGLSQEEKLLVAELEKADTQVRAHEMAHIAAGGEFITSGATFSYKQGPDGKNYAVGGEVNIDASPESGDPEATLKKMRQVRAAALAPAEPSSQDLKVASNAASQAAKAMAEITQRIAEEQAEKMEAAVTGYIQKQISDAYTKTANMFGQNTPTQDSRKPFYIAV; this comes from the coding sequence ATGGATATCAGTGATCCCCCACGCCTTCCTGACGAAGAAGAACAAAATGAACCCGCCTCCCAAACCCCAGAAGATCAGGAGTCTCAGAAAGAAAGCCAACCGTCAAGCTCAACGACTGAATCGGGACTTAGCCAGGAAGAAAAACTATTAGTTGCAGAACTTGAAAAAGCTGATACCCAAGTTCGGGCACATGAAATGGCCCATATTGCTGCAGGGGGAGAATTTATTACCTCCGGAGCCACCTTTTCCTACAAGCAGGGCCCCGATGGAAAAAACTACGCAGTAGGTGGAGAGGTCAATATTGACGCATCACCCGAATCCGGAGACCCTGAAGCAACATTAAAAAAAATGAGGCAGGTGCGTGCCGCGGCTTTAGCCCCTGCCGAGCCATCCTCACAGGACTTGAAAGTTGCATCCAACGCAGCATCTCAGGCAGCCAAAGCGATGGCTGAAATAACACAGCGCATAGCTGAAGAGCAAGCGGAAAAGATGGAGGCAGCTGTGACCGGTTATATCCAAAAGCAGATATCTGATGCGTACACCAAAACAGCCAATATGTTCGGCCAGAATACCCCCACCCAGGATAGCCGAAAACCATTTTACATCGCTGTTTAA
- the hisB gene encoding imidazoleglycerol-phosphate dehydratase HisB, producing the protein MSRQSEVSRQTKETRIDIRLDLDGQGKAEISTGIPFFDHMLTAFAVHGFFDLRIAATGDLEVDFHHTVEDTGIVLGQAIQQALSEKGGIRRFGDASVPMDESLSRITIDLSNRPYLVYNIPHDLKSRGAFDAYLAREFFQAVCVKGGFNLHINTLYGENEHHVLESIFKAFGRSLYAATRPVSQVPGVLSTKGCL; encoded by the coding sequence ATGAGTCGACAATCTGAGGTGTCAAGGCAGACTAAGGAAACCCGGATAGATATCCGGCTGGATCTGGACGGACAGGGAAAAGCTGAGATCAGCACAGGTATTCCTTTTTTTGACCACATGCTTACAGCTTTTGCGGTTCATGGCTTTTTTGACCTTCGGATTGCAGCCACAGGCGATCTTGAGGTGGATTTTCATCATACTGTAGAAGATACCGGCATTGTACTAGGGCAGGCAATTCAGCAGGCATTGTCGGAAAAAGGTGGTATTCGGAGGTTTGGGGATGCAAGCGTTCCCATGGACGAATCCCTGTCCCGGATAACCATTGATTTGTCCAATCGGCCTTATCTTGTTTATAATATCCCCCACGATTTGAAATCCCGGGGGGCTTTCGATGCCTATCTTGCCAGGGAATTCTTTCAGGCAGTCTGTGTCAAAGGTGGATTTAACCTGCATATCAATACCTTATACGGAGAAAATGAACACCACGTGCTTGAGTCCATATTCAAAGCGTTTGGACGGTCTTTGTATGCGGCGACCCGTCCGGTTTCTCAAGTACCAGGTGTGTTGTCCACCAAGGGATGTTTGTAG
- the dnaG gene encoding DNA primase codes for MLIPEEKIAEIIAASDILDVVSEAVILKKSGKNFFGLCPFHSEKSPSFSVNPDKQIFHCFGCSAGGNVLSFVMKYHGISFPEAARMLARKYNIVIDTREMNPQQRKALHVRESLFRLNKRVMQVYTNFLNDPLNGRLARQYLERRGTSKQIIEQFGLGYAPDAWDAVVNFLKEEKVTKGVALGSGLVLEKKQKNGFYDRFRSRLMFPIFDINMQVAGFGGRVMDDGMPKYMNSPETIVYSKSRILYGLHAAKQACRRQGQVFIVEGYFDFLSLYQHGIENCVASLGTALTQEHVRVLKGYAATMILVFDSDDAGIKAAKRSIDVFVQEGIDTRILVLPDNNDPDSYVMAHGRDAFLGLADKAKTVMQFLLQLALDTHGNSVEGRIKILDEMKQHLAMVQDYAVRSIYIRLLSETLNIDEKAVLEKVKETFEKQANRQVRTPLIPNNEDLSSDILESDPREIQILSMMLHWPELIPVAVEKKVVPSFYSKTLQQLGCLIIDSGADRQNIVGAVMARVETDQDRKLIASMAMEDYTGVQDPVQTFVTLANRIIKIKDKTDRVIVSELTKVKEGCDVDVIKLLKLKQQQIQQLHNS; via the coding sequence ATGTTGATCCCTGAAGAAAAAATTGCAGAGATTATAGCTGCCTCGGATATTTTAGATGTTGTTTCCGAGGCAGTTATTTTAAAAAAGTCAGGTAAAAATTTCTTTGGTCTGTGTCCTTTTCATTCCGAAAAATCGCCTTCCTTTTCTGTAAATCCAGATAAGCAGATTTTTCATTGCTTTGGGTGCAGTGCCGGTGGCAATGTCCTGTCGTTTGTCATGAAATACCATGGAATCTCCTTTCCTGAAGCTGCAAGGATGCTGGCCAGAAAATACAACATTGTCATTGATACCCGGGAAATGAATCCTCAACAGCGTAAAGCGCTGCACGTCCGGGAATCTCTCTTCCGCCTGAATAAAAGGGTGATGCAGGTCTATACAAATTTCCTCAATGACCCGTTAAATGGTCGCTTGGCCAGACAGTATCTTGAACGGCGGGGAACCAGTAAACAGATTATCGAGCAGTTTGGGCTCGGATACGCCCCTGATGCCTGGGATGCTGTTGTTAATTTTCTGAAAGAAGAGAAAGTTACTAAAGGGGTCGCATTAGGTTCGGGGTTGGTGCTGGAGAAAAAACAGAAAAACGGCTTTTATGACAGATTTCGAAGCCGGCTGATGTTTCCTATTTTTGACATCAATATGCAGGTGGCCGGATTTGGCGGACGAGTCATGGATGACGGCATGCCCAAATACATGAACTCTCCTGAGACGATAGTGTATAGTAAAAGCCGAATCCTCTACGGATTGCATGCGGCAAAACAGGCGTGCCGCAGACAGGGTCAAGTTTTTATTGTGGAAGGCTATTTTGACTTTCTTTCCCTTTATCAGCACGGAATCGAAAATTGTGTGGCAAGTCTTGGTACTGCCCTGACCCAGGAACATGTCAGGGTTCTTAAGGGATATGCAGCAACCATGATTCTGGTTTTTGACTCCGATGACGCGGGCATAAAGGCTGCCAAAAGAAGCATTGATGTTTTTGTTCAGGAGGGAATTGATACCAGGATTCTGGTGTTGCCGGATAACAACGATCCCGATTCCTATGTCATGGCCCATGGCCGGGATGCCTTTCTTGGGCTCGCAGATAAGGCTAAAACGGTAATGCAGTTTTTGCTCCAGCTCGCCCTGGATACCCACGGTAATTCCGTCGAGGGGCGTATAAAGATTTTGGACGAAATGAAGCAGCATTTGGCCATGGTTCAGGATTATGCAGTCCGTTCAATTTATATTCGCCTGCTTTCTGAAACATTGAATATTGATGAAAAGGCAGTCCTTGAAAAAGTAAAAGAGACCTTTGAAAAACAGGCAAACCGTCAGGTTCGAACGCCTTTGATTCCCAATAACGAAGATCTCTCCTCTGATATTCTGGAATCAGACCCCAGGGAAATACAGATCCTTTCCATGATGCTCCACTGGCCTGAACTCATACCTGTCGCTGTGGAAAAAAAAGTGGTTCCCTCCTTTTATTCAAAGACGCTTCAACAGCTTGGCTGCTTAATCATTGACAGCGGGGCAGATAGACAAAATATTGTGGGTGCGGTCATGGCCCGGGTTGAAACCGACCAGGACCGTAAATTGATTGCATCCATGGCTATGGAAGATTATACCGGGGTCCAGGATCCAGTACAGACATTTGTAACCCTGGCCAACCGGATTATAAAAATAAAAGATAAAACCGACAGAGTAATTGTCAGTGAACTAACAAAAGTAAAAGAGGGCTGTGATGTTGATGTGATCAAGCTGCTTAAACTTAAACAGCAGCAGATTCAGCAGTTGCATAACAGTTAA